The Apium graveolens cultivar Ventura unplaced genomic scaffold, ASM990537v1 ctg4317, whole genome shotgun sequence genome has a window encoding:
- the LOC141701737 gene encoding cyclic dof factor 1-like, with protein sequence MGEEKDLGIKLFGKKIVLTENEKIPAVSGQDSGEFRSGDGKDSNFGGEDGSEAQKDLVEEKTENKPQDKAVLPITDESKGSTGGGDSPKTPSINEENATLKPLNPDNEQSDTTDLQEKTLKKPDKILPCPRCNSMDTKFCYYNNYNVSQPRHFCKSCQRYWTAGGTMRNMPVGAGRRKNKSSDSHCRHMTVSVALRAAGIDPSNGIHNGTIKNNETVLSFGADSPLGESTSSVFVAEKKVSNSFQNRLHKQGVTIPCKGGEYVDDCSSSIKKLNSNMEGEKNGIAEAEVQKIPGFPSQVPFHPALPWPCPWNSTVPVQAIYPSGFPFPYYPTPYWNYSVPGSWGIPWLPPPPQVTNQDAPICDSKSQVLGKHSREGDVLRPINIEDNERCKQNDSARSILVPKSLRIDDLDETAKCSIFASLGIKNDSISKAFQPKKDEKDHVLKPSPILHANPAAMSRSLQFQERV encoded by the exons ATGGGTGAAGAAAAAGATCTGGGTATTAAGCTGTTTGGGAAAAAGATTGTGTTGACTGAAAATGAAAAAATTCCGGCGGTCTCCGGCCAAGATTCCGGCGAGTTCCGGTCAGGAGATGGTAAAGATAGTAACTTTGGTGGTGAAGATGGATCAGAGGCTCAAAAG GATCTCGTAGAAGAAAAAACTGAGAATAAACCACAAGACAAAGCAGTGTTGCCAATCACTGATGAATCGAAAGGATCGACAGGGGGAGGTGACAGCCCTAAAACTCCCTCAATAAATGAAGAAAATGCAACATTAAAACCTCTGAATCCGGACAATGAGCAGAGTGATACAACTGACTTGCAAGAGAAAACTTTGAAGAAGCCAGACAAGATTCTTCCTTGTCCTCGATGTAACAGCATGGATACAAAGTTTTGTTATTACAACAATTACAATGTTAGTCAACCCCGACACTTTTGTAAGAGCTGCCAGAGATACTGGACTGCTGGAGGAACAATGAGGAACATGCCTGTCGGTGCTGGTCGTCGCAAGAACAAGAGTTCTGATTCACACTGTCGTCATATGACTGTATCTGTAGCACTGCGTGCCGCTGGAATTGATCCTTCAAATGGAATCCACAACGGCACGATAAAAAATAATGAAACAGTCCTCTCATTTGGTGCAGACTCTCCCCTTGGCGAATCCACATCTTCTGTTTTTGTTGCTGAGAAAAAAGTCTCCAACAGTTTCCAGAATAGGCTTCACAAACAAGGAGTTACAATCCCTTGCAAAGGAGGAGAATATGTTGATGATTGCTCCAGTTCCATCAAAAAATTGAACTCAAACATGGAAGGAGAGAAAAATGGGATTGCAGAGGCGGAGGTACAAAAAATTCCTGGTTTCCCTTCTCAAGTTCCATTTCACCCTGCGCTACCTTGGCCTTGTCCTTGGAACTCTACAGTTCCGGTACAAGCCATTTACCCTTCTGGATTTCCATTTCCCTACTATCCAACACCTTACTGGAATTATAGTGTCCCAGGTTCTTGGGGTATTCCTTGGTTGCCACCTCCACCTCAGGTGACAAACCAAGATGCGCCAATTTGTGATTCAAAATCACAAGTATTAGGAAAGCATTCTAGGGAAGGTGACGTGCTCAGACCAATCAATATCGAAGATAATGAACGTTGTAAACAGAATGATTCAGCAAGATCTATTTTAGTTCCAAAAAGTTTGAGAATCGATGACCTTGATGAAACAGCGAAGTGTTCAATATTTGCTAGCCTTGGAATAAAGAATGATTCCATTAGCAAGGCCTTCCAACCGAAGAAAGATGAAAAGGATCACGTACTTAAACCATCGCCGATTTTACATGCTAACCCTGCAGCTATGTCAAGGTCCCTCCAATTCCAAGAGAGGGTCTAA